In Lycium ferocissimum isolate CSIRO_LF1 chromosome 11, AGI_CSIRO_Lferr_CH_V1, whole genome shotgun sequence, a single genomic region encodes these proteins:
- the LOC132036410 gene encoding NAC domain-containing protein 54-like: MAAVSLPPGFRFHPTDEELVAYYLKRKINGQKIELEIIPEVDLYKCEPWDLPGKSLLPSKDLEWYFFSPRDRKYPNGSRTNRATKAGYWKATGKDRKVNSLMRAVGMKKTLVYYKGRAPNGARTDWVMHEYRLDERECEVANGLQDAYALCRIIKKSLNAPKMGDPYTSASSDRSSSIDLYSEGRCDNDMEISEYRRSPSATLNVAAGPSDDKWLQYFSDEAINFNSPSYQHYGTSPYAPPKVNVALECARLQHRFALPSLEVQDFPQAGYVNSRNNPPNTVNQTDIVQEIPSVAQAALDHIINQDSWGGNNYAPADDFSFFPIEQFGEDFKSERVVENLRWVGMSEMDLDKTFLEDYKTVPIESISGVLKEEYELEGETSSHNNSFNEFNKQEDNFSPCFEVYEKIEINHGLFIATQQTPKTFYHQVVPSKTLTIHLNHLEKFHDDSIIKVPQKNTNFLDCFLKKKLLITRPWRKAMSTLVGVIAILHTFWVYFSLYLENEGPIGENMEFF; the protein is encoded by the exons ATGGCAgctgtttcattgccacctggtttTAGATTTCATCCAACTGATGAAGAACTTGTTGCTTATTATTTGAAAAGAAAGATCAATGGTCAGAAAATAGAACTGGAAATTATTCCTGAAGTTGATCTTTACAAATGTGAGCCATGGGATTTACCAG GGAAGTCCCTATTGCCTAGTAAAGATCTAGAATGGTACTTTTTCAGTCCTCGTGACCGTAAATATCCAAACGGATCGAGGACAAATCGGGCAACGAAAGCAGGATACTGGAAAGCCACTGGAAAAGATAGAAAAGTAAATTCACTGATGAGGGCTGTGGGCATGAAGAAAACATTAGTGTATTATAAAGGAAGAGCACCTAATGGAGCTAGAACTGATTGGGTTATGCATGAATATCGTTTAGATGAAAGAGAATGTGAAGTTGCTAATGGCTTGCAG GATGCTTATGCACTTTGCCGTATAATCAAGAAGAGTTTGAATGCACCAAAAATGGGAGATCCTTATACTAGTGCATCAAGTGATCGATCCTCCAGCATTGACCTTTATTCTGAGGGAAGATGTGATAATGATATGGAGATCTCTGAATATAGAAGATCACCATCAGCTACATTGAATGTAGCTGCAGGTCCAAGTGATGACAAATGGCTGCAATATTTTTCAGATGAAGCTATAAATTTCAACAGTCCATCATATCAACATTATGGAACATCCCCATATGCACCACCCAAG GTAAATGTAGCATTAGAGTGTGCAAGGTTGCAGCATAGATTTGCATTACCTTCATTGGAGGTTCAAGATTTTCCACAAGCTGGCTATGTTAATTCCAGGAATAACCCTCCAAATACAGTTAATCAAACAGATATAGTCCAAGAAATCCCTTCAGTTGCTCAAGCTGCACTGGATCATATTATAAATCAAGATTCATGGGGTGGAAATAATTATGCTCCAGCtgatgatttttctttttttcctattGAACAATTTGGTGAAGATTTTAAATCTGAAAGAGTTGTAGAAAATTTGAGATGGGTTGGAATGTCCGAGATGGATCTTGATAAg ACATTTCTTGAAGACTACAAGACGGTTCCAATAGAAAGTATTTCAGGTGTCTTGAAAGAAGAGTACGAGCTTGAAG GAGAAACAAGTAGTCACAACAACAGCTTCAATGAATTCAACAAACAAGAGGACAATTTCTCCCCATGTTTTGAAGTTTATGAGAAGATTGAAATCAACCATGGACTGTTTATAGCTACTCAACAAACACCCAAAACATTCTATCATCAAGTGGTTCCTTCCAAAACTCTCACAATTCATCTAAACCATCTTGAAAAATTCCATGATGACTCAATAATAAAAGTACCCcagaaaaatacaaattttcttgattgttttttgaagaaaaagctATTGATCACTAGGCCATGGAGGAAAGCAATGAGCACATTGGTGGGTGTGATTGCAATTTTACATACTTTTTGGGTGTATTTCAGCTTATATTTGGAGAATGAAGGACCCATAGGAGAAAATatggaatttttttaa